From Candidatus Manganitrophus morganii, the proteins below share one genomic window:
- a CDS encoding protein kinase yields the protein MKSLGRYEILIEIGRGAMGIVYLGSDAKIHRQVALKCLRPELFEASEETRKRFQGEILALGRLVHPNIVTIFDTGEDTATGTAYIVMEYVEGTSLGQLLKKGTPLTADQIVRIGIDICRALDFAHSKGVIHRDIKPGNILLTSEQQTVKVTDFGIARLDGGGHTQTDHLLGTPQYMSPEQCKGERVDGRSDLFSVGALLYELLTRQKPFPGDNVAAIMHQVLTKNPAPPASLSPDIPKPLSDIVMKAMEKEPGQRFSTGAEMADALAALSTHREQAAEERPTMALSGSQEAPLPTPAGQGRYWVWAPIAVIGLMALIGWWRLAPNQAPADPISAGAKAVSTPQIGQVDLTTTPIGAEVLIDGEPKGLTPLMLDLPAGSHELVLRKEGHHPLEATITVVSGEKVPVDLKLTEEEKTP from the coding sequence ATGAAATCACTCGGACGTTATGAAATTTTAATCGAAATCGGACGGGGCGCCATGGGAATCGTCTACCTTGGCAGCGATGCCAAGATCCACCGGCAGGTCGCTCTCAAGTGCCTCCGCCCGGAGCTGTTCGAAGCATCGGAGGAGACCCGCAAGCGCTTCCAGGGGGAGATCCTCGCCTTGGGAAGGCTGGTCCATCCGAACATCGTCACCATCTTCGATACCGGGGAGGACACCGCCACCGGCACCGCCTACATTGTCATGGAATATGTCGAGGGGACTTCGCTCGGCCAGCTTCTCAAAAAAGGAACGCCGCTGACCGCCGACCAGATCGTCCGGATCGGAATCGACATCTGCCGCGCCCTCGACTTTGCCCATTCCAAAGGGGTGATCCATCGGGATATCAAACCGGGAAATATTCTTTTGACTTCGGAGCAGCAGACGGTTAAAGTGACAGACTTCGGGATCGCGCGACTGGACGGAGGGGGCCACACACAGACCGACCACCTCCTCGGCACGCCGCAGTACATGTCCCCGGAGCAATGCAAGGGAGAGCGGGTCGACGGACGCTCCGATCTTTTCTCCGTCGGCGCCCTCCTTTACGAGCTTCTGACCCGTCAAAAGCCCTTTCCGGGGGACAATGTCGCCGCCATCATGCACCAGGTGTTGACCAAAAACCCCGCTCCGCCGGCGAGCCTCTCCCCCGACATCCCAAAACCGCTCAGCGACATCGTGATGAAGGCGATGGAGAAGGAACCGGGTCAACGCTTCTCCACCGGGGCGGAGATGGCCGATGCGCTTGCCGCGCTGTCGACGCATCGGGAGCAGGCCGCAGAGGAGCGTCCGACCATGGCCCTCTCCGGGAGCCAAGAGGCGCCCCTCCCAACGCCTGCGGGCCAGGGCCGGTATTGGGTTTGGGCGCCCATCGCCGTCATCGGGCTTATGGCTCTGATCGGTTGGTGGCGTTTAGCCCCCAATCAAGCGCCGGCAGATCCGATAAGCGCCGGCGCCAAGGCGGTCTCCACCCCTCAGATCGGCCAGGTCGATCTGACGACGACGCCGATCGGCGCGGAGGTGCTCATCGACGGCGAACCGAAGGGGCTTACCCCGCTGATGCTCGATCTCCCCGCCGGCTCGCATGAATTGGTCTTGAGGAAAGAAGGGCACCACCCGCTGGAGGCGACGATCACCGTCGTCTCCGGGGAGAAGGTCCCGGTCGATTTAAAACTCACAGAAGAGGAGAAGACTCCATGA
- a CDS encoding tetratricopeptide repeat protein has translation MKTINRIVVGGMAAVFLFLIGVTGIAEAALKKGETAPGFTALESVKKKPMVLVYFFKLDSKPAREGLDHLKDLYVQYETAGIAILAVTQDNAKTLDPYLKQHSLPFPVVKDDGKVFGAYEVKVILPTTYILGPGARITDVLEGGGPSSTRFVTTVAQRGLQAKKTTLAKALFETALKANPKDAQAAAGLGHVFLKEGKFDRAESEFSKIAQLKSPEAILGKEGLAEIHLQKGETDKALSIAEEVEKDDPNNGLVHLVKGNVLAMQGNQQEALTEFTRAAEGKLSSDWQRATAFNNAGRIHSEQGQYAMAEKMYQEAVVHNPYSPEILSNRGVLYEKQGQPQKALALYQEALSVDPEDEIAKHLMKRMEQHLAFKEDMERQKRVDGLVADLAERFKKGKVSEVPPTDPWSSKPMTVAFLGMKLMGGGLLREGMTEVLQAEMTQRLSAGGRVAVVEREMLDKLLTELNLGSSELADPETALKLGKLLSARLIVTGSLVQIPEGVRLSLRLIDPETSAIKITHADEMGPQKNLLALADQTAQALGKKIKEQYPLKGKIASVEEGNQVIINLGTRHGIKPGTKLKIIDEGEAIVVDGKTIGHKKKRVGLLEIVEVEEGLSYGKLTERTSAVQKDQKVLEEVGGNETAF, from the coding sequence ATGAAGACAATCAATAGAATCGTCGTGGGGGGGATGGCCGCGGTCTTCCTCTTTCTGATCGGAGTGACCGGAATCGCCGAAGCCGCCCTAAAGAAGGGGGAGACCGCCCCGGGCTTCACCGCATTGGAATCGGTAAAGAAAAAGCCGATGGTCCTGGTTTACTTCTTCAAGCTCGACTCCAAGCCAGCTCGGGAAGGGCTCGACCATCTCAAAGATCTCTACGTGCAGTACGAGACGGCGGGGATCGCCATCCTCGCCGTGACGCAAGACAACGCCAAGACGCTCGATCCTTATCTGAAACAACATTCCCTCCCCTTCCCGGTGGTGAAAGATGACGGAAAAGTCTTCGGCGCGTATGAAGTAAAGGTGATCCTTCCGACGACCTATATCCTCGGTCCCGGCGCCCGGATCACCGATGTCCTGGAAGGAGGGGGCCCCTCCTCTACCCGGTTCGTCACCACCGTGGCGCAACGGGGACTTCAGGCGAAAAAAACCACGCTGGCAAAGGCGCTTTTTGAAACCGCGCTCAAGGCAAACCCGAAGGATGCGCAGGCGGCGGCCGGCCTGGGACATGTTTTCCTCAAAGAGGGAAAATTTGATCGCGCCGAGAGCGAATTTTCTAAAATCGCCCAGCTGAAATCACCGGAGGCGATCCTCGGAAAAGAGGGGCTCGCCGAAATTCATCTTCAAAAGGGGGAGACCGACAAAGCGCTCTCGATCGCCGAAGAGGTCGAAAAAGACGACCCGAACAACGGCCTGGTTCATCTGGTAAAGGGGAATGTGCTCGCCATGCAGGGGAATCAGCAGGAGGCGTTGACCGAGTTCACCCGCGCCGCCGAGGGAAAACTCTCCAGCGACTGGCAGCGGGCGACCGCTTTCAACAACGCGGGGCGGATTCACTCCGAGCAAGGACAATATGCGATGGCCGAGAAGATGTATCAAGAGGCGGTCGTCCACAACCCCTACTCCCCCGAAATCCTCTCCAACCGCGGCGTTCTTTACGAGAAGCAGGGACAGCCTCAGAAGGCGCTCGCCCTCTATCAGGAAGCGTTGAGCGTCGATCCGGAAGACGAGATCGCAAAACACCTGATGAAGCGGATGGAGCAACACCTCGCCTTCAAAGAGGATATGGAACGGCAGAAGCGGGTCGACGGGTTGGTCGCCGATCTGGCCGAGCGGTTTAAGAAAGGGAAGGTCTCGGAGGTTCCGCCGACCGATCCCTGGTCGTCCAAACCGATGACGGTGGCTTTCCTCGGGATGAAGCTGATGGGAGGGGGGCTCCTCCGCGAGGGAATGACGGAGGTCCTCCAAGCCGAGATGACACAGCGGCTCTCCGCCGGCGGACGGGTCGCGGTGGTGGAAAGGGAGATGCTCGATAAACTTTTGACCGAATTGAATCTCGGCTCCTCCGAACTGGCCGATCCCGAAACGGCCCTCAAGCTCGGGAAGCTCCTCTCGGCCCGGCTGATCGTCACCGGTAGCCTGGTGCAGATTCCGGAGGGGGTCCGGCTGAGCCTTCGGCTGATCGATCCGGAGACCTCCGCGATCAAGATCACCCACGCCGACGAGATGGGCCCGCAGAAGAATCTGTTGGCCCTCGCCGATCAGACGGCGCAGGCGCTCGGCAAAAAGATCAAGGAGCAATATCCTCTGAAAGGGAAGATCGCCTCCGTCGAGGAGGGGAACCAGGTCATCATCAACCTCGGAACCCGCCACGGGATCAAACCGGGAACCAAATTGAAGATCATCGATGAAGGGGAGGCGATCGTGGTCGATGGGAAGACGATCGGCCACAAGAAAAAGCGGGTCGGCCTTCTCGAAATCGTGGAGGTGGAAGAGGGGCTTTCTTATGGAAAGCTGACGGAGCGCACGTCGGCTGTCCAGAAAGATCAAAAAGTGTTAGAGGAAGTAGGGGGAAATGAAACGGCGTTTTGA
- a CDS encoding fibronectin type III domain-containing protein, which yields MKKKILPRYFYSLSLLALLFLTACGGGGGSSSSGGMTPVGIKLKIPAAGNPSSSKAAHAPSPSGVAQVRLSVTDAEGRSLASTTVGVTPGQEVTITLEVPAGRARLFIIEALDSEGTVLFRGEASSDLSPDTPATITVQMVAVEAPPLPTLSLSPPSAFVLLNNSETFTATLTGLEDTSVIWSVDNIDSGNPSVGRITQTNPATYTAPATLPESSVVTVKATSNADPTLFATATVTILTPETTVFIDENGVDGAECGTESSPCRSITRALAQANPGQTVRAAAGTYDDSTETFPIRMKPGVNLIGEDVAETVITSGRSIPVAVIAADNTVLSGFKFDPNNGTIDTLIEIASGGPIISDNRFIDEQNRCEGICQNSHTAIEVNGGSPLIQGNEFRGFGFTSTEEPITAAILVQNDAAPTIDQNTLRENRLGIALLDGAAPSIERNTITNNQTGISVAGSAAPYLGGTTQENSGGNVLSCNTTVDLTVADTVQPFYARRNQWDHLPPTVSSQPGSGIDIVANENVDIDGATAVTPHCLTEPPTVPAGLLATAMSQNLIRLSWTASIDNFGEVTYQIERCPGTNCTSFEHIAQTTETTFDDIGRSPATSYTYRIRAMDVNENLSTYSNISSATTPDQDAPTAPSNLTANTDSETEINLSWGASADDVAVAGYRVERCQGAGCTNFVEIAQPIAPNFNNAGLSPGVSYSYRVRAVDAANNFSGYSNTATDTTLDTSDPTAPTGLTAAAVSETQINLSWQASTDNVGVTEYRLERCSGASCTNFAEIGRPTATTFNDGGRSVATAYRYRVRASDAAGNFSGYSNIATATTPDNTAPTPPANLAATPVSGTQINLSWNASTDNVGVTEYRIDRCQGVNCANFAQIATSPTTSFNNTGLSPAVSYSYRVRAVDAATNLGGFSNTATAVTRDTIAPTAPTNLTATPAGETQINLSWGASSDNIGVAGYRVERCQGTTCANFVEVAQPTGATFNDTGRSAGASYVYRVRAVDAAGNLSGYSSTAGATTPDNSAPTAPTNLTAATVGETQINLSWTASTDNVGLAGYRVERCQGSNCTNFAEIAQPTATTFNDPGRSAGTLYSYRVRAIDTANNFSGFSNIATAATQDTTAPTAPTNLAANPVSGSQINLSWGASTDNVGVTGYRVERCQGATCSNFAEISQPTTTSFNDTGRSPGVSYRYRVRGVDAGNNFSGYSNIASATTPDTTAPTSPTNLAASPVSGTQINLSWNASTDNVGVTEYRIERCQGANCANFAQIATSGTNSFNNTGLSQATLYSYRVRAVDAAGNLSGFSNTATAATRDITSPTAPSNLTARVVSEVQINLSWGAATDNVGVTGYRVERCQGANCTNFVEIGQPAATSFNNTGLTAGILYRYRARAIDAAGNFSGYSNIAAGFTDVTPPTTPTGLSGRGLNQSEIGLSWGASTDNVGVVGYRLERCLATGASCVEIDTGSAIDPTKPSFNDTGLATATAYTYRIRAYDAAGNLSLYSQSAGASTGRILFRASFDIGNLDQPPETTLIGDPVGDSLSLSTSAGTILVRSFVGNMDTRPVELNQIAERTGGVDLRGTVAGTPPKSGIYTARWRSLVASREVGFAAIVLRDSAGRIVASLAYRPNNILDYNDRTPSNGIGVFWRQNFAQTFEIEVDLNRKTTLLRIDGRIVMESVPFYEAAAADLARISMELGMTSAQTLAWDDIDITATVP from the coding sequence ATGAAAAAGAAAATCCTTCCAAGATATTTTTACTCTCTCTCCCTGCTCGCCCTTCTCTTCCTCACCGCCTGCGGCGGCGGGGGAGGCTCCAGCAGCAGCGGAGGAATGACGCCGGTCGGGATCAAGCTCAAAATCCCCGCCGCCGGAAATCCGTCTTCGAGCAAAGCCGCCCACGCTCCCTCTCCTTCCGGTGTGGCGCAGGTGCGTCTGAGTGTGACCGATGCCGAAGGGAGATCCCTCGCTTCCACTACCGTCGGCGTCACCCCCGGCCAGGAAGTGACGATCACACTGGAGGTCCCGGCGGGCCGCGCCCGTCTGTTTATCATTGAAGCCCTCGACAGCGAAGGGACAGTACTCTTTCGGGGTGAAGCGAGTTCCGATTTATCGCCCGATACACCGGCCACGATCACCGTTCAAATGGTTGCCGTTGAAGCGCCGCCCCTTCCAACCCTGAGCCTCTCACCACCGTCGGCCTTTGTCTTACTCAATAACAGTGAAACGTTCACCGCAACCCTGACCGGGCTGGAAGACACCAGTGTAATCTGGAGCGTCGACAACATCGACAGTGGAAACCCATCGGTCGGGAGGATCACGCAGACGAACCCGGCGACCTACACCGCCCCCGCGACCCTTCCCGAATCAAGCGTCGTCACCGTCAAAGCCACCAGCAATGCCGACCCTACTCTCTTCGCGACGGCGACCGTAACGATCCTGACCCCGGAGACGACCGTCTTCATCGACGAAAACGGTGTAGACGGCGCCGAATGCGGAACGGAGAGCAGCCCGTGCCGGAGCATCACGCGCGCACTAGCGCAGGCGAATCCGGGCCAGACGGTGCGCGCCGCCGCGGGAACTTACGATGATTCTACCGAGACCTTCCCGATTCGGATGAAGCCGGGGGTCAACCTGATCGGCGAAGATGTCGCTGAGACGGTGATTACCTCGGGACGTTCGATTCCGGTGGCCGTCATCGCCGCCGACAATACCGTCCTCTCCGGTTTCAAATTCGATCCGAATAATGGGACGATCGACACATTAATCGAAATCGCCTCTGGCGGGCCTATTATTAGCGATAATCGATTTATTGATGAGCAAAACCGATGCGAAGGGATATGCCAAAACAGCCATACCGCCATTGAAGTCAACGGTGGATCACCGCTGATTCAAGGCAACGAATTCCGCGGCTTTGGCTTTACTTCCACTGAAGAGCCGATCACGGCGGCCATCCTGGTCCAAAACGACGCCGCTCCAACCATTGACCAGAACACGCTTCGTGAAAACCGGCTGGGCATCGCTCTGCTGGACGGCGCGGCGCCGTCGATCGAGCGGAACACGATCACGAACAATCAGACCGGCATCTCAGTCGCCGGCAGCGCCGCTCCCTACCTCGGCGGAACGACGCAGGAAAACAGCGGCGGGAATGTCCTCAGTTGCAATACCACCGTCGATCTTACTGTGGCCGATACGGTTCAACCCTTCTATGCGCGGCGAAATCAATGGGATCATCTTCCCCCGACCGTCTCTTCGCAACCCGGCAGTGGAATCGACATCGTCGCCAATGAAAATGTGGACATCGACGGGGCGACGGCCGTCACGCCCCACTGTCTAACGGAACCTCCGACAGTGCCTGCCGGATTGCTCGCCACCGCCATGAGCCAAAACCTTATCAGACTCTCTTGGACCGCATCGATTGATAACTTTGGAGAGGTCACCTACCAAATTGAGCGCTGCCCAGGAACCAACTGTACCAGTTTCGAGCATATTGCCCAGACGACAGAAACGACCTTCGATGATATAGGACGCTCGCCCGCTACCTCGTACACCTATCGCATCCGCGCCATGGATGTAAACGAAAATCTCAGCACCTACTCCAACATTTCGAGTGCGACCACACCGGATCAGGATGCGCCGACAGCGCCCTCGAATTTAACGGCGAACACTGACAGCGAGACTGAAATTAACCTCTCCTGGGGGGCCTCCGCCGACGATGTCGCCGTCGCCGGATATCGGGTCGAGCGATGCCAGGGAGCCGGTTGCACCAACTTTGTTGAAATCGCTCAGCCGATTGCGCCGAACTTTAACAACGCGGGGCTCTCCCCTGGCGTCTCTTACAGCTATCGTGTCCGCGCCGTCGATGCAGCCAATAACTTCAGCGGGTATTCCAATACGGCAACCGATACCACACTCGACACCTCCGATCCCACAGCGCCAACCGGCCTCACCGCTGCGGCGGTGAGCGAAACTCAGATCAACCTCTCTTGGCAAGCCTCCACCGACAACGTCGGCGTAACCGAGTATCGATTGGAGCGATGTTCTGGGGCAAGCTGCACCAATTTCGCTGAAATCGGCCGGCCAACCGCCACGACCTTCAATGATGGAGGCCGTTCCGTCGCCACGGCTTACAGGTATCGTGTACGCGCTTCGGATGCCGCCGGAAACTTCAGCGGTTATTCCAACATCGCAACCGCCACCACCCCCGACAACACCGCACCGACGCCCCCGGCCAATCTCGCGGCAACCCCCGTCAGCGGAACGCAGATCAATCTCTCCTGGAATGCCTCCACCGATAACGTCGGAGTTACGGAGTACCGTATCGACCGTTGCCAAGGAGTCAACTGCGCCAACTTCGCACAGATTGCAACCAGCCCTACGACCAGCTTCAACAACACGGGGTTGTCGCCGGCGGTCTCCTACAGCTACCGCGTCCGCGCCGTCGATGCGGCCACCAACTTGGGCGGCTTTTCCAACACCGCGACGGCCGTCACCCGCGATACAATTGCTCCAACAGCACCGACAAATCTGACCGCTACCCCCGCCGGCGAAACTCAAATTAACCTCTCCTGGGGAGCCTCTTCCGATAATATCGGTGTGGCGGGCTACCGGGTGGAGCGCTGCCAAGGAACAACCTGCGCCAACTTCGTCGAAGTCGCTCAACCGACCGGTGCAACCTTCAACGACACGGGACGCTCCGCCGGCGCTTCTTATGTTTATCGCGTTCGCGCCGTCGACGCCGCGGGCAATCTCAGCGGGTACTCCAGCACCGCCGGGGCAACGACTCCCGATAATTCCGCCCCAACAGCGCCGACGAACCTGACGGCCGCGACGGTGGGTGAAACTCAGATAAATCTCTCCTGGACCGCCTCGACCGACAATGTCGGCTTGGCCGGATATCGGGTGGAACGATGCCAAGGGAGCAACTGCACCAATTTCGCTGAAATCGCTCAACCCACCGCGACGACCTTCAACGACCCCGGTCGCTCTGCCGGAACCCTCTACTCTTATCGAGTCCGAGCGATTGATACCGCCAACAACTTCAGCGGCTTCTCCAACATAGCCACGGCAGCAACCCAAGATACCACTGCCCCCACGGCACCGACCAACCTGGCCGCGAACCCAGTCAGCGGAAGTCAAATCAACCTTTCTTGGGGAGCTTCCACGGACAATGTCGGCGTAACAGGGTATCGCGTCGAGCGATGTCAGGGAGCCACCTGCTCCAACTTTGCTGAAATCTCCCAGCCAACCACGACAAGCTTCAACGACACGGGTCGTTCCCCCGGCGTTTCCTACCGCTATCGCGTCCGCGGCGTCGATGCGGGCAACAATTTCAGCGGCTATTCGAATATCGCATCCGCCACAACACCTGATACGACCGCCCCTACCTCGCCGACCAATCTCGCGGCAAGCCCCGTCAGCGGAACGCAGATCAATCTCTCCTGGAATGCCTCCACCGATAACGTCGGGGTGACGGAATATCGGATCGAGCGCTGCCAAGGAGCCAACTGCGCCAACTTTGCTCAGATTGCGACCAGCGGGACAAACAGCTTCAACAACACAGGGCTGTCACAGGCGACCCTCTACAGTTACCGTGTGCGCGCCGTCGATGCAGCGGGCAATTTAAGCGGCTTCTCCAACACCGCCACCGCCGCAACGCGGGACATCACTTCCCCGACAGCGCCGAGCAATTTGACCGCCAGGGTCGTGAGTGAAGTGCAAATCAATCTCTCCTGGGGTGCTGCAACGGATAACGTCGGCGTGACAGGGTATCGGGTGGAGCGCTGTCAAGGAGCAAATTGCACGAATTTCGTTGAAATCGGCCAGCCGGCTGCCACCAGTTTTAACAACACAGGATTGACCGCCGGCATACTCTATCGATATCGTGCCCGTGCAATCGATGCGGCCGGAAATTTCAGCGGCTACTCGAACATCGCCGCGGGCTTCACAGACGTGACCCCGCCAACCACCCCGACCGGTCTTTCGGGGAGAGGACTGAACCAAAGCGAGATCGGCCTCTCCTGGGGCGCTTCCACGGATAATGTCGGGGTTGTCGGCTATCGGCTCGAACGTTGCTTGGCAACAGGAGCAAGTTGCGTCGAAATCGATACCGGTTCTGCGATCGACCCTACCAAGCCAAGCTTCAACGACACAGGGTTGGCAACGGCCACCGCCTACACCTATCGCATTCGGGCCTATGATGCGGCGGGCAACCTGAGCCTTTATTCTCAATCGGCCGGCGCGTCAACCGGCCGGATTCTCTTCCGCGCTAGCTTCGATATCGGCAACTTAGATCAGCCGCCTGAGACCACCTTGATCGGAGATCCCGTCGGCGACTCGCTCTCCCTAAGCACTTCGGCCGGCACTATTTTGGTTCGCTCTTTCGTCGGCAATATGGACACGAGGCCGGTGGAATTAAACCAGATCGCCGAGAGAACAGGCGGTGTTGATCTTCGTGGAACAGTGGCAGGCACACCTCCCAAGAGCGGCATTTATACAGCCCGGTGGCGTTCTCTGGTCGCCTCGCGCGAGGTCGGTTTTGCCGCCATCGTCCTGCGAGATTCCGCGGGAAGAATCGTTGCCTCTTTGGCTTATCGCCCCAACAACATTCTCGACTATAACGATCGGACCCCATCGAACGGCATCGGTGTATTCTGGAGACAAAACTTTGCCCAAACGTTCGAAATCGAGGTGGATCTGAATCGGAAAACGACGCTCCTGCGCATCGATGGAAGAATCGTCATGGAGAGCGTTCCTTTCTATGAAGCGGCCGCGGCCGACTTGGCGCGGATTTCGATGGAGTTGGGAATGACCAGCGCACAAACCCTAGCATGGGACGACATTGATATTACCGCAACGGTTCCCTGA
- a CDS encoding tetratricopeptide repeat protein, with product MKNTFLLGIFILTLLFGANLAWSAEPQGYHDRLSAGIVRLNQNDLGGAMKHFKQALDENPQGVEAFYYIGVTQARAGQLGEAEKSFKEALARDAAFIPAHFDLGALYYQQDKDDEALKEFDLVQRVDPSRARVYYYQGLILRRMGKPKEAAAKMEKAASLDPEIALEANYHAGSAHFEAGEMGPARKSFQNVLTLLPEGETAQSASDYLERIDQQARHQKRWDLSFSAGVQYDDNVILEPSRTIPSSPQAITEESDLLALLFLRGRYQWLNTPEWTGRAEYSFYQNFHKDDLLNDFNIQSHNVIVNAGRRFGAAEILLQYELQFATLGGDRYLLRQNVGPRLILQETKRNVTEFLYQFGAKEFDDIEPLFPDNSDRDVQTHKAGFTHYFVFRPKANLHVGYYFEREEAGDRPAEDDWTFNGHRFSAGVVLPPWNKITFAADTEYVIRRFDEENQQPPGEEREDDEWLAIVTLSRTITRNVDFALQYLHQQNDSNIPLFEYRRNIYGGIVTVRF from the coding sequence TTGAAGAACACCTTCCTTCTCGGCATATTCATTCTCACCCTGCTCTTTGGCGCCAACCTCGCTTGGTCCGCCGAGCCGCAAGGCTACCACGACCGGCTCTCGGCGGGGATCGTCCGGTTGAATCAGAACGATCTCGGCGGCGCGATGAAGCACTTCAAACAAGCGCTCGACGAGAATCCGCAGGGGGTGGAGGCTTTCTACTACATCGGCGTCACCCAGGCGCGGGCCGGCCAGCTCGGCGAGGCGGAGAAGAGCTTCAAAGAAGCCCTCGCGCGGGACGCCGCCTTCATCCCCGCCCATTTTGACCTGGGAGCGCTCTATTATCAGCAGGATAAAGACGACGAAGCGCTCAAAGAGTTCGATCTCGTCCAACGGGTCGACCCCAGCCGGGCGCGGGTCTACTACTATCAAGGATTGATCCTGCGGCGGATGGGAAAACCGAAAGAAGCGGCGGCGAAGATGGAAAAGGCCGCCTCGCTCGATCCGGAGATCGCGCTGGAGGCGAACTATCACGCCGGATCGGCCCACTTCGAAGCAGGAGAGATGGGACCGGCCCGGAAGTCGTTTCAAAACGTCCTGACCCTTCTCCCCGAAGGGGAAACGGCCCAATCGGCCAGCGACTATCTGGAGCGGATCGATCAGCAGGCAAGACATCAAAAACGATGGGACCTCTCTTTCTCCGCCGGGGTTCAGTATGACGACAACGTCATTCTGGAGCCGAGCCGGACGATTCCGTCCTCTCCCCAAGCGATCACGGAAGAGAGCGACCTGCTCGCCCTTTTGTTTCTGCGCGGCCGTTATCAGTGGCTCAATACCCCCGAGTGGACCGGCCGGGCCGAGTACAGTTTTTATCAAAATTTCCATAAAGACGATCTGTTGAACGACTTCAACATCCAGAGCCATAACGTGATCGTGAACGCCGGAAGGCGGTTCGGCGCGGCGGAGATTCTCTTGCAGTATGAATTGCAATTCGCGACGCTGGGGGGAGACCGCTACCTTCTCCGGCAGAACGTCGGACCCCGTTTGATTCTTCAGGAGACCAAACGGAATGTGACCGAGTTTTTATACCAGTTCGGGGCAAAGGAGTTCGACGATATCGAGCCGCTCTTTCCGGACAATTCCGACCGGGACGTTCAGACACACAAAGCCGGGTTCACCCACTACTTCGTCTTCCGGCCGAAAGCGAATCTCCATGTCGGCTACTACTTCGAAAGGGAAGAAGCGGGCGACCGGCCCGCCGAGGACGACTGGACCTTCAACGGCCATCGGTTCAGCGCCGGGGTGGTCCTTCCTCCCTGGAACAAAATCACCTTTGCGGCCGACACCGAATATGTGATCCGCCGGTTCGATGAGGAAAATCAGCAGCCCCCCGGCGAAGAGCGAGAGGATGACGAGTGGCTGGCAATCGTCACCCTTTCTAGAACAATAACCCGGAATGTCGATTTTGCGCTGCAGTATCTGCACCAACAAAATGACTCGAACATCCCACTCTTCGAGTACAGGAGGAATATTTACGGCGGCATTGTTACCGTGCGGTTTTAA